The following proteins are encoded in a genomic region of Syngnathoides biaculeatus isolate LvHL_M chromosome 15, ASM1980259v1, whole genome shotgun sequence:
- the six6a gene encoding homeobox protein SIX6a codes for MHLYCDSSPLFLGIPAQIAKYIVGSPVLASPPPAKFGQSEDAVGCPRPIRRHRSSSPTSVAFNFGGFPRFGTRARIADGDAVEEREEHGGGDPGQASMFQLPILNFSPQQVAGVCETLEESGDVGRLGRFLWSLPVAPAACEVLNKNESVLRARAVVAFHTGNFRELYHILENNKFTKESHSKLQALWLEAHYQEAEKLRGRPLGPVDKYRVRKKFPLPRTIWDGEQKTHCFKERTRHLLREWYLQDPYPNPSKKRELAQATGLTPTQVGNWFKNRRQRDRAAAAKNRLQQQVLSGGSVRCLADEDGTVDRLGNASSPEASLSSKAAASAISITSSDSECDI; via the exons atgcaccTCTACTGCGACTCGAGTCCTCTCTTTCTTGGAATCCCAGCCCAGATTGCAAAATACATCGTTGGCTCTCCGGTGCTCGCGAGCCCTCCGCCGGCTAAGTTTGGCCAAAGCGAGGATGCGGTAGGCTGCCCCCGCCCCATTCGGCGACATCGGTCCTCCTCACCTACCTCGGTCGCCTTCAACTTTGGGGGATTTCCTCGTTTTGGTACGCGCGCGCGGATAGCGGACGGAGACGCCGTGGAGGAGAGAGAGGAGCACGGAGGGGGAGACCCGGGACAAGCCTCCATGTTTCAGCTGCCCATCTTGAATTTCAGCCCCCAGCAGGTCGCCGGGGTGTGCGAGACTCTGGAGGAGAGCGGCGACGTGGGCCGCCTCGGCCGCTTCTTGTGGTCGCTGCCCGTCGCCCCGGCGGCCTGCGAGGTGCTCAACAAGAACGAGTCGGTGCTGCGGGCCCGGGCCGTGGTTGCCTTCCACACCGGCAATTTCCGCGAACTCTACCACATCCTGGAGAACAACAAGTTCACCAAGGAGTCGCACAGCAAGCTGCAGGCGCTGTGGTTGGAAGCGCACTACCAGGAGGCCGAGAAGCTGCGGGGACGCCCGCTGGGGCCGGTGGACAAATACCGGGTGCGGAAGAAGTTCCCGCTGCCCAGAACCATTTGGGACGGCGAGCAGAAAACCCACTGCTTCAAGGAGAGGACCCGGCACTTGTTACGAGAATGGTACTTGCAGGACCCCTACCCGAACCCCAGTAAAAAACGGGAGCTTGCGCAGGCTACCGGACTTACACCCACACAAGTAGGAAACTGGTTCAAAAACCGAAGACAAAGAGACAGAGCTGCCGCTGCCAAAAACAG GCTCCAGCAGCAGGTCCTGTCCGGCGGCTCCGTTCGCTGCCTGGCCGACGAGGACGGCACCGTGGACCGTCTGGGCAACGCATCCAGTCCGGAAGCGAGCCTGTCCAGCAAAGCGGCGGCCTCGGCCATCTCCATCACCTCCAGCGACAGTGAATGTGACATCTGA
- the six1a gene encoding homeobox protein six1a, producing the protein MSILPSFGFTQEQVACVCEVLQQGGNLERLGRFLWSLPACDHLHKNESVLKAKAVVAFHRGNFRELYKILESHQFSAHNHPKLQQLWLKAHYVEAEKLRGRPLGAVGKYRVRRKFPLPRTIWDGEETSYCFKEKSRGVLREWYTHNPYPSPREKRELAEATGLTTTQVSNWFKNRRQRDRAAEAKERENSENNNAGGNKQNQLSPLDGGKSLMSSSEDEFSPPQSPDQNSALLLQGNMVHPGASAYSMPGLGAPQPVHSMHGHPHQLQDSLLGPLTSSLVDLGS; encoded by the exons ATGTCGATTTTACCGTCTTTCGGCTTCACCCAAGAGCAAGTGGCGTGTGTGTGCGAGGTGCTGCAACAGGGAGGCAACCTGGAGCGGCTCGGCCGCTTCTTGTGGTCTCTCCCCGCCTGCGACCACCTCCACAAGAACGAGAGCGTCCTGAAGGCGAAGGCGGTGGTGGCCTTCCACCGAGGCAACTTCCGGGAGCTGTACAAGATCCTGGAGAGCCACCAGTTCTCGGCGCACAACCACCCCAAGCTGCAGCAACTGTGGCTTAAGGCGCACTACGTGGAGGCGGAGAAGCTGCGCGGCCGGCCGCTCGGCGCTGTGGGGAAGTACCGGGTGAGGAGGAAATTCCCATTGCCGCGCACGATATGGGACGGCGAGGAGACCAGCTACTGCTTCAAGGAAAAATCCAGGGGCGTGCTGCGGGAGTGGTACACGCACAACCCCTACCCGTCCCCGCGGGAGAAGAGGGAGCTGGCCGAGGCCACGGGACTGACCACGACGCAGGTCAGCAACTGGTTCAAAAACAGACGGCAAAGGGACAGGGCCGCGGAGGCCAAGGAAAG GGAGAATAGTGAAAACAACAACGCAGGCGGCAACAAACAGAACCAGCTGTCCCCGCTGGACGGAGGAAAGTCTCTCATGTCCAGCTCGGAGGACGAATTTTCGCCCCCCCAGAGCCCCGACCAGAACTCTGCGCTTTTGCTCCAGGGCAACATGGTCCACCCCGGGGCCTCCGCGTACTCCATGCCCGGCCTCGGGGCCCCACAGCCGGTGCACAGCATGCACGGACACCCGCACCAGCTGCAGGACTCCTTGTTGGGACCATTAACCTCCAGCCTTGTGGATTTAGGCTCTTAA
- the six4a gene encoding homeobox protein SIX4a has translation MSSSSAGEVTRANDIKRENVKEADKQECIKLVSLEAAELPMERTAPNADVVRTELLVSAASSLAFSPEQVACVCEALQQGGNVDRLARFLWSLPQSDLLRGNESILKAQALVAFHQARYQELYSILENHSFSPSNHTFLQDLWYKARYTEAEKARGRPLGAVDKYRIRRKYPLPRTIWDGEETVYCFKERSRNALKDLYNQNRYPSPAEKRNLAKITGLSLTQVSNWFKNRRQRDRNPSEAQSKSESDGNHSTEDESTKGQEELSPRPLSNSSDGVITHGTLPIQSGALDSGVVIQQIGDIKMPPGSNSGGLYNGSLVTNSASSAAFHNGGSSYLHSPGNILFNGLNLGIQPLAFNSLRPTGGVLLGGSGVDMQEKGLGGSPEDSGLQYTSPYSGCVNGGPVKLEGVHTMAAQNGGSSVLTFSSSLGGYSLVQVPGGVSDSDGSSLLNSDVGLPPLQLSSSSSSSSLTQGTIPLNDVPVSSSSDESFQRQDKLTMTSLHHSTVLYGMNDVNQPPIKKEPLEGGVYSSYHHGLHLDPNGQIGYSTLGSEEPSSTQVPVSVTAATSSNPEVYTTLTVSTPLMAQTNPSAHHLQPAEYLRGHEVRAAQPSHLMGPCMDNDYMSLSENKVDGTGPPSVTDMVRVMCGNMEPEEEKELAKLQTVQMDEDMGDL, from the exons atgtcttcttcttcagcCGGAGAAGTCACAAGAGCAAATGACATCAAGAGGGAAAATGTGAAGGAGGCGGACAAGCAGGAGTGCATCAAGCTCGTGTCGCTGGAGGCGGCGGAATTGCCCATGGAGAGAACGGCGCCCAACGCGGACGTAGTACGCACGGAGCTGCTCGTGAGCGCTGCCTCCTCGCTGGCCTTCTCTCCCGAGCAAGTGGCGTGCGTGTGCGAGGCTCTGCAGCAGGGGGGCAACGTGGACCGCCTGGCCCGCTTCCTTTGGTCCCTGCCCCAGAGCGAcctgctgcgcggcaacgaaagCATCCTGAAAGCCCAAGCCCTCGTCGCCTTCCACCAGGCTCGATATCAGgagctgtacagtattttggagAACCACAGCTTCAGCCCGTCCAACCACACCTTCCTGCAGGATCTGTGGTACAAGGCCCGCTACACAGAGGCGGAGAAGGCACGGGGGAGACCCCTGGGCGCCGTGGACAAATACAGGATCCGTAGAAAGTACCCTCTCCCTAGGACTATTTGGGACGGCGAGGAAACGGTGTACTGCTTCAAGGAGAGGTCCCGGAACGCACTGAAGGATCTGTACAACCAGAACCGGTACCCCTCTCCGGCCGAGAAGCGCAATCTCGCTAAGATTACGGGACTCTCCTTGACCCAGGTCAGCAACTGGTTCAAGAACAGGAGGCAGAGAGACAGAAACCCGTCCGAGGCTCAGTCCAAAAG TGAATCTGATGGGAATCACAGCACAGAGGATGAGTCCACCAAAGGCCAAGAAGAATTGTCACCTCGGCCTCTCTCGAACTCTTCAGACGGTGTCATCACACATGGGACACTTCCAATTCAGTCAGGGGCTCTGGACAGTGGGGTGGTCATCCAGCAAATCGGGGACATCAAAATGCCTCCAGGATCCAACAGTGGGGGTCTCTACAATGGAAGTCTGGTCACCAACAGTGCCTCCTCTGCGGCGTTTCACAACGGCGGCTCATCTTACCTCCACTCACCCGGGAACATTCTCTTCAACGGGCTCAATTTGGGCATCCAGCCTCTGGCTTTCAACTCTCTGAGGCCGACTGGAGGGGTTCTGCTGGGTGGTTCCGGAGTGGACATGCAAGAGAAAGGACTGGGAGGCTCTCCTGAGGACTCTGGCCTGCAGTACACCTCCCCCTACTCAGGCTGCGTGAACGGCGGGCCCGTGAAACTGGAGGGGGTTCACACCATGGCCGCCCAGAACGGAGGCTCCTCCGTGTTGACCTTCAGCTCCTCGCTGGGCGGCTACAGCCTGGTGCAGGTACCCGGCGGAGTGTCTGACAGTGATGGAAGCTCACTTCTTAACAGCGATGTGGGCCTTCCTCCCCTGCagctctcttcctcctcctcttcctcctcgctCACACAAG GTACAATACCTCTGAACGATGTCCCAGTGAGCTCATCCAGTGACGAGTCCTTCCAGCGGCAGGACAAGCTGACCATGACCTCCTTGCATCACAGCACAGTCCTCTACGGTATGAACGACGTCAACCAGCCGCCCATCAAGAAGGAGCCTCTGGAGGGAGGTGTCTATTCCTCGTACCACCACGGGCTCCACCTGGACCCGAACGGGCAGATCGGCTACTCCACCCTTGGCTCCGAGGAGCCTTCATCCACCCAGGTCCCGGTCTCCGTCACCGCCGCCACCTCGTCCAACCCCGAGGTCTACACCACGCTCACCGTCAGCACGCCCCTTATGGCCCAAACGAACCCGAGCGCTCACCACCTCCAGCCCGCCGAGTACCTCAGGGGACACGAGGTCAGGGCGGCCCAGCCTTCACACCTCATGGGCCCCTGCATGGACAACGACTACATGAGCCTGTCAGAGAACAAGGTGGACGGCACGGGGCCGCCCAGCGTGACAGACATGGTGCGGGTCATGTGCGGCAACATGGAGCccgaggaggagaaggagctaGCCAAACTACAGACAGTGCAGATGGATGAAGACATGGGTGACCTTTAA